The [Clostridium] celerecrescens 18A genomic sequence TGCAGAGGGACAAACGATACTGGAAAACGTGGCAAAAGAGCCCCATGTAGTTGATGTGGCAAACTTTTTAAACAGTATGGGTGCCAATATCAAGGGCGCCGGCACGGATACCATCCGTATCCGTGGGGTGAGAAAGCTCCATGGAACCGAATATTCCATCATTCCGGACCAGATAGAAGCAGGTACCTTTATGTGTGCTGCTGCCATCACCCGTGGGGATGTTATGGTAAAAAATGTCATCCCTAAGCACTTAGAGGCCATTTCTGCAAAGCTTCTGGAGATGGGATGTGAGGTTGCAGAGTTCGATGATGCGGTCCGTGTAGTAGGGAAGTCCTATCAGAAACATACCGATATCAAGACACTTCCATATCCGGGATTTCCAACCGATATGCAGCCTCAGATGACAGTGACCCTGGCCCTTGCAAAAGGCACCAGCGTAGTTACAGAGAGTATTTTTGAAAACCGTTTCCGATATGTAGATGAGCTTTCCCGTATGGGAGCAAATGTCAAAGTAGAAGGAAATGTAGCCGTTATTGACGGAGTCGATGGCTTTACCGGGGCGTTTGTCAACGCTCCTGATCTCCGTGCAGGTGCGGCGCTTGTGATTGCTGGATTAGCTGCGGATGGATATACGGTTGTGGATGAGATCGGATATATCCAGAGGGGCTATGAATGCTTTGAAGAAAAGCTTCAGGGTCTTGGCGCCATGATTGAAAAGGTAGATTCTGAACATGAAGTAAAGAAATTTAAATTAAAAGTAGGCTAGGCGGGGATATTTCCCGCCTTTTCCTATCGTTTGAAGTCCAGAGCTACTGCTTTTCCATACCTTTTTCCGAAAGAGACCGTATGGAGGTGGCATACTCTGACGGCGTCATCCCGGTCAGCTTTTTGAACTGCCTGGAAAAATAGTGGACAGACGTATAACCCAAACGGTCTGCAATTTCGGTAAAGTTCAACTGGTTGCTGCGGATCAGATGCTTGGCTGCGTCGATTTTCATGCCGGTAAAGAAATCGATGACTCCGCAGCCATATGCTTTATGGAAAATTTTCTGCAGCTGTGACCTTCCGGTTAAATTATCCCGGCAGATGGTTTCAATGGTAAGGTGCTCCCCGATGTGCTCCTCCATATATCGGATGATGCGGTTATGTGCATCTCCGTGCATGGGATTTGCAGTGACCCGTCCTGTGGAAATCTGCTCCGGATTTGAAAAGTATCTGCGGTAAAGATGGATGATCAGCTCTTCTAAATAATTTCCGATCAACTGTTCCGCTCCGAAGGACAGGGAAGGCTGCCTTCGCACCAGTTCCTCCTGGTATGGGTCGTCAAGCCTTCCTGAAAAGGCATTCCTGGCCTCAATGATGATTTGCGCCAGCAGAGCCATCTCCGTCTCCTGTACGGACAGGACTTCTCCCTCAAAGGATTTCATGAATGGAGAGTTGCATTCAAAGCTTACTACCACCAGATTTGGGGCAACGGTTCCGTTAGTCAGGATATTGTGAAACTCCCCGGGCTTGTGGAATATGATGTTTCCCCGCTTTAAAGGGATCCGCTTTTCTCCGGCCATTACATCGATGACTCCCTTGTCAACGCACACGAACTCCCAGAAGTCATGGCTTTCCCCTGGAAAGGAGAAATCGCTCATGTATTCAAAATAGTGAATGGTTATAACCTTTTTTACAATCGCTGAGGAACGCAGCTGGGTGCTTTTATATGCCATGGAAACCTCCTTCCGTGCAGATGTGAATGTGTTATGGACAGTATACCACATTCCATGGTAAAATAGTGAGAAGGGAACGATAATGCAAATTAAATAATAAATAGTGCAAATATCTTTTGGCGTGCATTCATTATACTGAGGTTAATAGAATTTAGGAGGTAACATCGATGAACAAGAAACCGGTTCTGGTAATTATGGCAGCAGGTATGGGAAGCCGCTACGGGGGCTTAAAGCAGATCGATCCTGTGGATTCCCATGGAAACAAGATCATTGACTTTTCGATCTATGATGCGGTTTGGGCTGGATTTGAAAAGGTTGTCTTTATCATTAAAGAAGGCATTGAAAAGGAATTTAAAGAAAATATCGGGAACCGCATGGCGGCTCATGTGCAGGTAGAATACGTATATCAGGAGCTTGATAAGCTTCCGGAAGGTTATGAGATACCGGAGGGAAGAGTAAAGCCCTGGGGAACAGGACATGCAATTTTATGCTGCAAGGATGTGGTAGACGGACCTTTTGCGGTTATTAATGCAGACGATTACTACGGCAGAAGTGCTTTTGTTTCCATTTATAACCAGCTTAATAAGGTTTCTGACGGGGAGAGATACCAGTACACCATGGTCGGCTACCAGCTTTACAACACCCTGACAGAAAACGGCCATGTGGCAAGAGGCGTGTGCAGCACCGATGAAGCAGGAATGCTCGTTGACATTCATGAGCGGACCAGGATCGAAAAGCATGGAGACATGGCAGAATTTACGGAAGATGACGGGAAAACCTGGACAGAACTTGGAGAGGACACCATCGTATCCATGAACATGTGGGGATTTACAAGCAGCATATTAAAGGAGCTTGAGGAACGGTTTGCCGCATTTTTAGACAGAGAGCTTCCTGTAAATCCGCTGAAGTGTGAATACTTCCTTCCCTTTGTGGTTGATGAGCTGTTAAAGGAAGGCAAGGCAGAGGTTTCAGTACTTAAGAGCGTGGACCGCTGGTACGGAGTCACTTACAAAGAAGACAAAGAGACGGTGGTCAATGCCATCAAAGAACTGAAAGAAGCCGGCCTGTATCCGGATAAGCTATGGGAGGAAAAGTAATGGGAGACGTACAGTGCGGAAAAATCAGTGAGGCCATCGGGCTTCTGACCTTTGAGGGAGAGCCGGTTTCATGGAACCGCTATGGAAGCGGTCATATTAATGATACATTTCGTCTGGTCTGCAAGACAGGAGAAGGGGAAAAACACTACATCATCCAAAGAATCAACCATGAGGTATTTAAGGATCCGGTTTCTCTTATGAGAAACATTGCAGGCGTCACTTCCTTTTTGCGGGAACGGATCCAGGCCCAGGGCGGAGATCCGGCCAGGGAGACGCTTAATATTGTAAAAGCAAAAGATGGTAAGGATTATTGTCAGGACAGTGACGGGAATTACTGGAGAGGATATCTTTTTATTGGTGGGGCAACCACCTATGATAAGGTTAGACAGCCGGAGGATTTCTACCGGAGCGGAAAGGCATTCGGACGGTTTAAACGCCTGCTGGCAGAATATCCGGCAGATGAACTGGCGGAAACCATCCCCAATTTCCACAACACTCCGGTTCGTATGGAAGCCTTTAAGGCGGCTGTGAAAGCCGATGCCTGCGGCCGTGCCCATCTGGTAGAGGCTGAAATAAAATTTGCCCTTGACCGGGAGAAAGATGCAGCCATCGCCATGGATATGTTAAAGGAAGGCAGGCTCCCTCTCTGTGTTACCCATAATGATACCAAGCTAAATAACATCATGATCGATGATGAAACCGGAGAAGCCCTGTGCGTGATTGACCTGGATACCATAATGCCAGGCCTGTCCATCTTTGATTTTGGTGATTCCATCCGTTTTGGGGCCAATACGGCAGAAGAGGATGAGCCTGATGTGAGCAAGGTATCCTTGTCCCTTCCTCTGTTCGAGACCTATACCAGGGGATATTTAGAGGGGTGCAAGGGAAGTCTGACTGCGGAGGAAAAGGAGATGCTTCCTATGGGAGCAAAGCTGATGACCTTTGAGTGCGGCGTCCGCTTCTTAACAGATTTCCTTCAGGGAGATACTTATTTCCATACAAGCAGAGAAAATCACAATCTGGACCGTACCAGAACCCAGTTTGCCCTTGTAGCCGACATGGAGAAAAAGTGGGAAGAAATGAAGGAAATTGTTAGCAAGAGTGAATAATGATCCGCTTGAGTCATTCGTAAACAAAATATGAAAAAGAAAGAGGAGAGAATATGAGAATATTGGTAACCGGAGGCGCCGGATATATCGGCAGCCATACATGCATTGAGCTTTTGGAACAAGGTCATGAGGTTGTTGTAGTGGATAACCTTTGCAACTCCTCCAGGGTGTCCCTGGAGCGGGTAGAAGCCATTACCGGGAAAACGGTGACCTTCTATGAAGCAGACCTTTTGGACCGGGATGCATTAGATGAGATATTTGATATTGAGATAATCGATGCTGTCATCCATTTTGCCGGATTAAAGGCTGTGGGAGAGTCCGTTGCCAAACCTTTGGAATATTACCACAATAACATTACCGGAACTCTGATTCTGTGTGATGTTATGAGGGAGCATAAGGTAAAGAACATCATATTCAGTTCCTCAGCAACTGTATACGGAGATCCGGCTTTTGTGCCGATCACGGAAGAATGCCCCAAAGGTGCTATTACCAATCCTTACGGGCAGACAAAAGGCATGCTGGAGCAGATCCTCACAGACCTTCATACCGCTGATCCGGAATGGAGTGTGATCATTCTTCGCTATTTCAATCCTGTTGGCGCTCATAAGAGCGGTTTAATCGGAGAAGATCCTGCGGGAATCCCCAATAACTTAACACCATACATTACTCAGGTTGCGGTAGGCAAGCTGAAGGAAGTAGGTGTATTTGGAAATGATTATGATACGCCTGATGGAACCGGAGTCAGGGATTATATCCATGTGGTAGATCTGGCTCTTGGGCATGTAAAAGCCCTTGAAAAGATGGCATCCTCAGAGCCGTTGGTACGTATTTATAATCTGGGAACCGGTCAGGGCTTTAGCGTGCTTCAGATGATCGAGGCGTTTTCAAAGGCATGTGGGAAGTCCATTCCATATTCCATCAAGCCCCGCCGCCCAGGCGATATTGCAGAATGCTATGCAGATGCAGCTCTGGCTAAAAAGGAGCTTGGCTGGGAAGCAAAACGCGGAATTGACGAGATGTGTGAAGACTCCTGGAGATGGCAGTCCGGGAATCCTAACGGATACAGGTAAAGGCGTAGGGGCCTCTGCCATGCATGATGCACCGGCTGGTCTGACCGATGATTAGCCGGGAGCAGATGCTCTTTGATTTCTTTTCAACCTTGAGGTAAAGATGAAGATAAAAAAGATGTTGAAACAGATCAGGAATAATTATGTCATTGAACAGGTGAGAAAAATTAATATTCCAGAATTTGAACCGGATAAGACCATGCGGTATCATATTATTTTTTCGGGAAGAGTACAACGTGTTGGTTTTCGTCTGGAAATAGAGCAGCTGGCATTAAGATTAAAATTAACTGGATGGATAAAGAACCTTGAGAGCGGAAATGTAGAAATGGAAATTCAGGGAATGAAAAATAAAATAGACTACTTATTGGAGTTTATGAATTCGCTGAAACGTATTAAAATAAGCCAAATGCAAAAAGATATAAGAACTGTTTTAAACCAGGAAGAGGAGTTTAAAATAATTTAATAGTAGTTATTTATTATCTTGATAATTAAAACGGATAGTTTCCGTTGTCAAAGTATCTATCCTTAGGATTTTCATTCCATGGACGGATGCTTTTTTCTTTTGTTGCACTGTCAATTACAAAAGGATTACTTCATATGAATGAGAAGAGGATTATCAATAGGTGAAAAAGAACAGGAGCACCGCCACTAACATGAAGTCATTATGACTTTATGCAAGCGTGCGGCACTCCTGTTCTTTCTCTGATTGAGAAACGGTATAGAGCATACCAAGGATAGAGATAATGCCAAAAATAATACAAAGAATCCAGGCATAATTGTAGATTCCCGTGAAATCTTAGATGGAGGCTAATAATGGAGTGCCAATGGCAAGACCAAGTTGTCCAAACAGATTTATACTTTATTATTCCCGAATTAGCTGATGAACCGCTTCATGTATTTTTTTTGCTATGTAAGGATTGTTCATTGTATAAAGATGAATGCCATTGACGCCGTGCACAACAAGATCAACAATTTGATCAATTGCATAAGCAATGCCTGCATCACGCATTGCATCAGGATTATTTTCGTACCGGTTCATCATCGCGATGAATTTCGAGGGCAGTTCCACATGGCAGAGTGATACCATGCGTTCGATCTGCTTCTTATTGATTACCGGCATAATGCCTGCTTCAATCGGAACATGGATCCCCGCAAGGGAACAACGTTCCTGAAATCGATAAAGATAGTCATTATGAAAGAAAAGCTGTGTAATTAACTGATCCGCTCCAGAATCCACTTTTCTCTTTAAATTATCAATGTCTTCAATGAGATCCTTTGATTCCGTATGTCCTTCAGGATAGCAAGCCGCTGTTATGTCAAAATCTCCGTACTCCTTAATAAACGTAATCATATCGCTGGCATAGGAAAAGTCACCTCTGGGCTGATTGGGATCTAGAATATCTCCACGGAGTGCAAGGATATTTTCGATTCCGTTTTGCTTAAAATTCTCCAACTGAGAAAGTAAATCTTCTTTCGTAAGGCCGGCACAAGTTAAATGGGCTAAACTTTCAATATTGTATTGATTCTTAATTGTGGATGCAATTTCACAGGTCGTGTGACCGTTGCCATTGCCACCTGCTCCATAGGTTACGCTGATAAAGTCGGGATTCAGTTCATGCAAAGCATTAAGCGTATTGTAAATTGTCTGGATAGAATCGGTTCTTTTGGGTGGAAAGACCTCAAAAGATAACGTTGTCTTATTTTTTAAGATATTAGATAGTTTCATTTCTTAACCGCCTTGCTGCCTGAACCATGTTTTCAAGACTGGGTTTAGGCCCGGTCTCTGTCTTTGCAGCAAAGTACCTTCCATTTATTTTACAACAAATAATAACACAGGAATGAGGTCATTACGTAATACAAAATACTTATAGATACCTATAGAAAAAAGCTATGACAGATACTGCCATAATAAGACAAACTGGCCAGTAATGTTCCCAAAGAATACATTTATGGGCCTAATGGGTTGTCTCACGCTGTATATTTTTCTCAGACAGCTTTTTTATAGAGGTAGCATATTCCGAAGGAGTCATTCCGGTCAAATGCTTGAATTGTCTGGAAAAGTAGTGAACCGAGGTATAACCAAGCTGATTGGCGATCTGGGTAAAATTAAGCTGCCGGTTTCGGATGAGCTGCTTGGCCGCATCGATTTTCATGCTGTTAAAATATTCAATGACGCCAGTGTTCCCCTTTTCTGAGAAAAGCTTTTTTAACTGGGAAGTGCTGATTAAATTATCCCGGCTGATCTGATCAATGGTCAGCTGGCTGCAGATGTTCTTTTCGAAATAACAAAGGATGGTTTCATAGATGTCTTCTGCAGAAGGGGTGTCCTTAAGGAGGGCTGGAGCCTGTCTGGCTGAAAAGGAATGGCGGTACATTTGGATCAGGAACTGCTCCAGATAAATCTTTATCATCTGCTCTGCCGCAAAGGGCCCGTGGTCCTTTCGTACCAGCACTTCCTGATAGGGATCGTCAAGTCTTCCTTCAAAGCACAATCGTGCTTCCGCAATGATCCGCGCCAGAAGCTCCTGCTCTTCCTGCCCCACCTTTAAGATCTGCTCCTTAAAAAACGCCATATGAGGGGATTGGCAGTCAAACCCAATGACCACAAGGTTGGGAGCAATGATCCCATTGGCTAAAACCCTGTGGAATTCATTTGGCTGATGGAAAATAACCTCTCCTTTTTGAAGCGTAAGCCGTTCATGATCAGCTACCACATCCACTTCTCCCTTATCGACACAAAGCAGTTCCCAAAAGTTATGAGATTCCCCCGCAAACGTGAAGTCGCTCATATATTCAAAATAATGGATGCTGATGATCCGGTGTATGGTCACTTCTTCTGTTAATTCCGTATACTTATATTTCATACTTTTCCCCCTGGTTTCATAGACTAAATGCTTCTGCCTTTACAAATGCTATATTGTGCAAATAGTATATAATTTACCTGTATTTTAACTTCTTATTATGAAAAAAGCAAATGATAAAAATCTAAATTGTTAAAAATGATGACCTTTTGTACAAAGCATTTTGCCCAAAAGTATAATAATATAGATTCACCAAGAACATCTGACGGAAAAGTCAGATAACATAGGGAGGTAAAATTATGAAAAGACGTTTTATGGGTATTATGCTAAGTGCGGTCATGGCTGCCGGCCTTCTGGCAGGATGTGCAGGAGGGGCCACCACTGCTACCACAGCTGCTGCGGCTGGCGGAGCGGCCACGGATGCACCGAAGGAAACGGCTGCAGGCGGCGGAGAAGGGCTTATTTACTGGTCCATGTGGGAAGCAACAGAGCCTCAGGGCCAGGCAATCCAGATGGCAATTGACAAATTCACTGCAGATACAGGAGTGAAGGTAGATGTTCAGTTTAAGGGACGTACGGGAATCCGTGAAGGTCTGCAGCCGGCTTTGGATGCGGGAACTAACATTGACTTATTTGACGAGGATATTGACCGTGTAAATACCACATGGGGACAGTACTTAATGGATCTGGAGGATTTAGTAAAGACTTCCGGCTACGAAGCCAACGCTAATGCAGGTTTAATGAGTGCTTGCCGGGAAGTGGGAGATGGAACATTAAAATCCATTCCTTACCAGCCCAATGTATTTGCATTTTTCTATAATCAGACTATTTTCGATGAGGCGGGAATCAAGGAAGTGCCAAAGACCTGGGAAGAGCTTGATGCAGCTTGCCAGAAGATCAAGGATGCGGGCTATACTCCCATAACCTGTGATGACGCTTACATAACAGCCATGTTTGGCTATCATATGTCCAGACTTTTAGGCGAACCGGGAACAGAAGCTGTTGTAAAGGAAGGCAAGTGGGATGACCCGGCAGTCCTTAAAACAGCTCAGGCTTATGAAGTCTTTGCACAGAAAGGGTATTTTTCAGAAACCATTGCTTCCAACGTATGGCCTGCTGGACAGAACCAGGAACTTGCGCTTGGAACAGCAGCCATGTATTTAAACGGCTCCTGGCTTCCAAATGAAGTAAAGGATATGGCAGGAGAAGACTTTAAATGGGGCTGCTTCAGCTATCCGGCGGTGGAAGGCGGAAAAGATGGTACCAATGCGTCCAACTATGGCGCTCAGGTTCTGGCGATCAATAAGAATTCCCAAAATGGTGAAAATGCATTTAAGCTGATAGAATACATCACTCAGGGAGAATTTGACAAGAAAATGTCCGAACTGTCAATGGGTATTCCGGCAGATTCCAGAAATGCAGAGTGGCCGGCGCAGCTTGCCAGTGTGAAGCCGGTTATGGAGAGCTTAAGCGTACGTTATCCATGGGCAGCCGGAGCAGAAGCCAATGCAGACTTAACACCGATTATTAAGGAGAACTTTATGAAGCTTTGCGGAGGATCCATTACAGCGGATGGGTTCGTGGATGCTCTTAAAGCAGCAGGCAAATAATCCGGATCAATAGATTTTTATGGTGGCACCGCTTTGGCGGTGTCACCCTGTAATTAAGGAAAGCCGGGGGAGGTATTTAACGTGAAGAAGAATAAGACAATGATTGCCGTATTTCTAACACCGGCAGTATTAATGTTTGTCCTTGTATTCCTTTATCCCATTGTCAGGACAATTTTTATGAGTTTCTTTAAAATTGAAGGAATCACGGACTCTATGACCAAGTGGCAGTTTACCGGATTGGCCAATTACAGCAAACTTGCGTCGACCAGCTTATTCCGTATTTCCATGTGGAATCTGTTCCGCATCTGGTTAATAGGCGGACTGGTTGTTATGTCTCTCGCTCTTTTGTTTGCGGTGATCCTCACCAGCGGAATACGTTTTAAAAGCTTTTTCAGGGCAATGATCTATCTTCCCAACGTAGTCAGTGCAGTCGCTCTTGCGACCATGTGGCTTCAGTATGTATACAGCCCTAAATTCGGTCTCCTTAAAAATGTATTTTCCGCCATAGGGCTTAAATACTTATCCAAAGTCCAGTGGCTTGATAATGATCATAAATTCATGGCCCTTCTGGTTGCCTACTGTTTTGGAATGGTGGGATATCACATGCTGATATTTGCTAGCGGAATCGAGCGGATCGGAGAGGACTACTATGAGGCAGCCACTCTGGATGGAGCAAATAAGGTAAACCAGTTCCGCTATATTACCCTTCCCTTGTTAAAAGGGGTATTCAAAACAAATATTACCATGTGGAGCGTTACATCGGTGGGATTTTTCGTCTGGTCCCAGCTGTTTTCAACGGTTACGGCGGATACCCAGACCATTACTCCCATGGTTTATATGTACATGATGATTTTTGGTGCCGGCAACAGCATGACCGAACGGAATGCAGGCCTTGGTGCGGCAATCGGTGTCCTCTTAAGCATCTGTGTGGTTGCTGTATTCCTGCTATGCAACAAACTGATAAAAGAGGATGATCTGGAATTCTAAGGAGGGGAATCTATGGCTAAAAAGAAAGGGTTTATGGAGCCATTTAACTGGAAAAGAGAGCTGAAGCTTTTACCGGGATATCTGATCCTTAGTGTTTGGATATTATTTACCATTGTATTGCTGGGCTGGGTGGTAGCTGCCAGCTTTTCTACGACAAAGGCCATATTTTCAGGCCGTGTCCTGTCCCAGGGAATTCATTTTGAAAACTATGCAAAGGCCTGGACCAATTCCAATGTGTCCGCTATCTTCTTTAATTCCCTGATGTATTCCGTTATTTCATGTACGCTTCTTGTTTTGATCTGTGCGCCTGCCGCATACGTATTGTCCCGCTTTCGCTTTGCAGGGAATAAAATGATCCAGACCAGCCTTGTGTCTGCCATGGGAGTGCCTGTGGTCATGATCGTTCTTCCCTTGTTCAGCCTGATTGCCGGAATGAACGTATTAAATAACTACATGGCAAACAAAGCGGTGCTGATATTTCTTTATGTGGGGATCAACGTTCCTTATACTACAATTTTTCTGCTGACATTTTTTGCCAATATCTCCAGGGCATACGAGGAAGCGGCCGCTATTGACGGCTGTCCTCCCATGAGGGCGTTCTGGCTGATCATGTTTCCCATGGCTCAGTCCGGGATCATTACGGTTACAATATTCAATTTTATTAATATATGGAATGAGTATTTCATTTCCCTCATTTTCGCCAACTCCGACAGGGTACGGCCGGTTGCGGTGGGGCTATATTCCATGATCAATTCCATGAAATATACGGGAGACTGGTCAGGAATGTTTGCATCCGTTATCATCGTATTTCTTCCTACTTTTATCCTTTATATCTTTTTGTCGGAGAAAATCATTGCCGGAATTACTGGGGGCGGAGTCAAAGGCTAATGACTTTATTGGAAAAAATATAAAAAACCTCCTGCTATCCGTGGGACTGTAAGATAATTCTTTTAATGAAAGAATTATTTACCCAGCCCAGGAAAGGCAGGAGGTTTTTAAGTTGTTATTTATCTATGACCGGAATCGGAGTTTCGTCCCTTTCGTCTAAGTGGTTCAGATAGTACTTTGTATCTTTTGCCACAACACCCGATAGAAGCAGAACAGCCACAAGATTGGGAATCGCCATCAGTGCGTTTAGGATGTCTGAAATCGTCCACACCAGATCCAGAGACAGCACAGGGCCGACAACTACGATTGACACGAAGATGATTTTATAGGGCAGCATCCCCTTGGAGCCGAATAAGTACTCGCAGCATCGTTCCCCGTAATAAGACCAGCCAAGAATGGTGGAATAAGCAAAGGTAATGATGCCGACGACTAAGATCACCGGGCCAAGAACAGGAATCTGACTGAAAGCGGCAGTGGTCATCTGGCCGCCGTTTTGTATCATATCCATATTGATGTCCGGGTTCTTCATTATAGTTGAAACAAGAACCAGACCGGTCATAAGGCAGACGACAACCGTGTCCCAGAAGGTGCCGGTTGAGGAAACCAGCGCCTGACGCACTGGATTCCTTGTTTGTGCAGCCGAA encodes the following:
- a CDS encoding UDP-N-acetylglucosamine 1-carboxyvinyltransferase, which produces MEQYIMKGGNPLVGEVTIGGAKNAALGILAAAIMTDEDVLIDNLPDVRDINVLLEAIEEIGAKVERIDRHTVRINGKTIREVSVDDDYIRKIRASYYFIGAMLGKYKSAQVPLPGGCNIGSRPIDQHLKGFRALGADVRIERGAVIAHAIDLVASHIYLDVVSVGATINVMMAATLAEGQTILENVAKEPHVVDVANFLNSMGANIKGAGTDTIRIRGVRKLHGTEYSIIPDQIEAGTFMCAAAITRGDVMVKNVIPKHLEAISAKLLEMGCEVAEFDDAVRVVGKSYQKHTDIKTLPYPGFPTDMQPQMTVTLALAKGTSVVTESIFENRFRYVDELSRMGANVKVEGNVAVIDGVDGFTGAFVNAPDLRAGAALVIAGLAADGYTVVDEIGYIQRGYECFEEKLQGLGAMIEKVDSEHEVKKFKLKVG
- a CDS encoding AraC family transcriptional regulator; this translates as MAYKSTQLRSSAIVKKVITIHYFEYMSDFSFPGESHDFWEFVCVDKGVIDVMAGEKRIPLKRGNIIFHKPGEFHNILTNGTVAPNLVVVSFECNSPFMKSFEGEVLSVQETEMALLAQIIIEARNAFSGRLDDPYQEELVRRQPSLSFGAEQLIGNYLEELIIHLYRRYFSNPEQISTGRVTANPMHGDAHNRIIRYMEEHIGEHLTIETICRDNLTGRSQLQKIFHKAYGCGVIDFFTGMKIDAAKHLIRSNQLNFTEIADRLGYTSVHYFSRQFKKLTGMTPSEYATSIRSLSEKGMEKQ
- a CDS encoding nucleotidyltransferase family protein, giving the protein MNKKPVLVIMAAGMGSRYGGLKQIDPVDSHGNKIIDFSIYDAVWAGFEKVVFIIKEGIEKEFKENIGNRMAAHVQVEYVYQELDKLPEGYEIPEGRVKPWGTGHAILCCKDVVDGPFAVINADDYYGRSAFVSIYNQLNKVSDGERYQYTMVGYQLYNTLTENGHVARGVCSTDEAGMLVDIHERTRIEKHGDMAEFTEDDGKTWTELGEDTIVSMNMWGFTSSILKELEERFAAFLDRELPVNPLKCEYFLPFVVDELLKEGKAEVSVLKSVDRWYGVTYKEDKETVVNAIKELKEAGLYPDKLWEEK
- a CDS encoding phosphotransferase enzyme family protein: MGDVQCGKISEAIGLLTFEGEPVSWNRYGSGHINDTFRLVCKTGEGEKHYIIQRINHEVFKDPVSLMRNIAGVTSFLRERIQAQGGDPARETLNIVKAKDGKDYCQDSDGNYWRGYLFIGGATTYDKVRQPEDFYRSGKAFGRFKRLLAEYPADELAETIPNFHNTPVRMEAFKAAVKADACGRAHLVEAEIKFALDREKDAAIAMDMLKEGRLPLCVTHNDTKLNNIMIDDETGEALCVIDLDTIMPGLSIFDFGDSIRFGANTAEEDEPDVSKVSLSLPLFETYTRGYLEGCKGSLTAEEKEMLPMGAKLMTFECGVRFLTDFLQGDTYFHTSRENHNLDRTRTQFALVADMEKKWEEMKEIVSKSE
- the galE gene encoding UDP-glucose 4-epimerase GalE, with protein sequence MRILVTGGAGYIGSHTCIELLEQGHEVVVVDNLCNSSRVSLERVEAITGKTVTFYEADLLDRDALDEIFDIEIIDAVIHFAGLKAVGESVAKPLEYYHNNITGTLILCDVMREHKVKNIIFSSSATVYGDPAFVPITEECPKGAITNPYGQTKGMLEQILTDLHTADPEWSVIILRYFNPVGAHKSGLIGEDPAGIPNNLTPYITQVAVGKLKEVGVFGNDYDTPDGTGVRDYIHVVDLALGHVKALEKMASSEPLVRIYNLGTGQGFSVLQMIEAFSKACGKSIPYSIKPRRPGDIAECYADAALAKKELGWEAKRGIDEMCEDSWRWQSGNPNGYR
- a CDS encoding acylphosphatase translates to MKIKKMLKQIRNNYVIEQVRKINIPEFEPDKTMRYHIIFSGRVQRVGFRLEIEQLALRLKLTGWIKNLESGNVEMEIQGMKNKIDYLLEFMNSLKRIKISQMQKDIRTVLNQEEEFKII
- the metF gene encoding methylenetetrahydrofolate reductase [NAD(P)H]; translated protein: MKLSNILKNKTTLSFEVFPPKRTDSIQTIYNTLNALHELNPDFISVTYGAGGNGNGHTTCEIASTIKNQYNIESLAHLTCAGLTKEDLLSQLENFKQNGIENILALRGDILDPNQPRGDFSYASDMITFIKEYGDFDITAACYPEGHTESKDLIEDIDNLKRKVDSGADQLITQLFFHNDYLYRFQERCSLAGIHVPIEAGIMPVINKKQIERMVSLCHVELPSKFIAMMNRYENNPDAMRDAGIAYAIDQIVDLVVHGVNGIHLYTMNNPYIAKKIHEAVHQLIRE
- a CDS encoding AraC family transcriptional regulator, with protein sequence MKYKYTELTEEVTIHRIISIHYFEYMSDFTFAGESHNFWELLCVDKGEVDVVADHERLTLQKGEVIFHQPNEFHRVLANGIIAPNLVVIGFDCQSPHMAFFKEQILKVGQEEQELLARIIAEARLCFEGRLDDPYQEVLVRKDHGPFAAEQMIKIYLEQFLIQMYRHSFSARQAPALLKDTPSAEDIYETILCYFEKNICSQLTIDQISRDNLISTSQLKKLFSEKGNTGVIEYFNSMKIDAAKQLIRNRQLNFTQIANQLGYTSVHYFSRQFKHLTGMTPSEYATSIKKLSEKNIQRETTH
- a CDS encoding ABC transporter substrate-binding protein: MKRRFMGIMLSAVMAAGLLAGCAGGATTATTAAAAGGAATDAPKETAAGGGEGLIYWSMWEATEPQGQAIQMAIDKFTADTGVKVDVQFKGRTGIREGLQPALDAGTNIDLFDEDIDRVNTTWGQYLMDLEDLVKTSGYEANANAGLMSACREVGDGTLKSIPYQPNVFAFFYNQTIFDEAGIKEVPKTWEELDAACQKIKDAGYTPITCDDAYITAMFGYHMSRLLGEPGTEAVVKEGKWDDPAVLKTAQAYEVFAQKGYFSETIASNVWPAGQNQELALGTAAMYLNGSWLPNEVKDMAGEDFKWGCFSYPAVEGGKDGTNASNYGAQVLAINKNSQNGENAFKLIEYITQGEFDKKMSELSMGIPADSRNAEWPAQLASVKPVMESLSVRYPWAAGAEANADLTPIIKENFMKLCGGSITADGFVDALKAAGK
- a CDS encoding carbohydrate ABC transporter permease, whose translation is MKKNKTMIAVFLTPAVLMFVLVFLYPIVRTIFMSFFKIEGITDSMTKWQFTGLANYSKLASTSLFRISMWNLFRIWLIGGLVVMSLALLFAVILTSGIRFKSFFRAMIYLPNVVSAVALATMWLQYVYSPKFGLLKNVFSAIGLKYLSKVQWLDNDHKFMALLVAYCFGMVGYHMLIFASGIERIGEDYYEAATLDGANKVNQFRYITLPLLKGVFKTNITMWSVTSVGFFVWSQLFSTVTADTQTITPMVYMYMMIFGAGNSMTERNAGLGAAIGVLLSICVVAVFLLCNKLIKEDDLEF